TTGCTGCCACCTGGTGCTTATATTCTGTGCAATTTAAAGTAGCGCATGATGTACCAGATTTTTTTGAACTCTGCAATTATTCCCAAAAGCtcaatttcttttaaataaatcaattcagTCAACACctcaaaagatacatttaataTACACATACACCATCGATCATTATGTTGCTGGAAGTACACGAGCACCCCCACAAAAGGCACAAATGTTTCCCATGTGACtcaatagaaaaacaaaatcatacacACCAACAAGGACATGTGAAAAGATGGGAGGACACCAGGTGGCAGATAAGATGTTTAGGATTAACTGGCCTTGTGATAgagaaatatgcaaaaacacTGAGAAGGAGAGCTTTCACATGCCTCCATCTTATCCTCCGTCCTCCAGCTGCTCTCATCTTGAGACAGACCAGTTGGTGGCTCCATGGAGAAGAAGGTGGTGCTGATCACAGGCTGCTCCTCGGGAATCGGTCTCAGCCTGGCTGTCCGGTTGGCCTCCGACCCCAACAAAACATTCAAAGGTAACCACGGCCGATACCGTCTCTTATTGCATTACTTATATCCGCACTGGGTGGGGAACTGTTGAAATCAAAGACTTTATAAGCCCATGGAGACACTATACACTATGATatgttgtacagtatgtgctgtATGTGGTACTCTGACACTGCAATCAGAGGTTTTCTGAAACATGTATGTGGTTTGTATGATTTGCAAAACATTAAGTGAAATCTGTATCAAGacatatatactactgattgtaagtcgctttggataaaagcgtctgctaaatgactgtaatgtaatgtaatgtaatgacatgtCACTAAATGCTTTCTGTTTAGTCTATGCCACGATGAGAAACCTGGCCAAGAAGGAGCGTCTTTTAGAGTGCGTGAAAAGCCTGCACAAGGACACCTTGGACATTCTCCAAATGGACGTGACGGTCCGGCAGTCCATCCTGGATGCGAGGGACAGGGTTGTGGAGAAGCGAGTGGACATTCTGGGTATGTTCTTGTGTCGTCGCATTCTCGTTAAGATTGtaatttgtatgtgtgtgtgtgcgttaatGGGCTTATCTTCGCTACGCACAGTGTGTAATGCTGGAGTGGGTTTAATGGGGCCGCTGGAGGTGCAGTCCTTGGACTCGATGAGGCAGATCCTGGAGGTCAACCTCCTCGGTACCATCCAGACCATCCAGGCTTTCCTGCCGGACATGAAGGCTCAGGGCCAAGGCCGCATCCTGGTCACCGGGAGCACCGGAGGGCTTCAAGGTGAGTCAAGCAAAGAGTCAACAGTTTGTTCCACGTGTGCAGTTTTTCTAACGATTTGACAGGAATCCCATAAAGAAATCATTGTTGATGCTTGCTGCCGTGTGTGAAATTGCCAAAATAAGCCATCTTCCTGCTTCATGCCCTTTTGCAGGTCTGCCCTTTAATGAGGTGTACTGTGCCAGTAAATTTGCGATAGAGGGAGCATGTGAGAGTTTGGCCGTCCTCCTGCAACACTTCAATATCCAGTGAGTTGTGaatgtgtaatgtaatcttatttTCCTTAGTTTTAGATGCTGTTCACTGTAAAATGCCGATTGTGCTTCATCCTGCAGCGTGAGCCTCATTGAGTGTGGTCCAGTCAACACTGACTTCCTGGTCAACCTGCAGAGGGCCGAGCTCGGGGATGCGTCTCTACAACAGGTCGACGCCCTCACCCTCAGCCTCTATGAAAAATACCTGCAGCACTGTGGCTCTGTTTTCCAAAACTTAGCACAGGACACGGAGGACATTGTGAAGGTatattgaagaaaaaatgtaagCATTAAGCACTAAGTAggaaaaaagtgcaaatataAAGACTGCAGGATTCAATAAACAGATGTGCACAAagccaaaaaacattttgctcatATCGCAAATTGCTTGTTCTAGATCATGGCTGCATAACATATCATATATCCTTCTAGGAAcagttcattttttataattctgACAGCACCTTGAAACATACTCTGTCTGTATATTGAAAACTTCAGATTTTCATTCTTAAAGTGCATTTAATATGCTTTTGGTTTCACTTGAAGTACATTTTTTCTATAATATACTTTCACttgtaattttgtatttttatatagcTACTTTTACTTTCACATAGGATCAGAATACTGCCACGGTTTGAGTTTATCAcagcaaattaaataaagttagagTGTCAAGAGTGTAAGAGCACTGCTGCTTTTAACCCTGTggtgtacttttttttgtctccaagGTGTTTCTGGATGCCATCCAGTCACCCAGCCCTGCTTTCAGATACTTCACCGGCAGTGGAGTGCCTCCTCTCACCAAACTGAAGTTCACAGATCCAGATGGCTCGCAGTACATCAGTGCTTTGAGCAAAATCATGTTCTCAGCTGAGGAACAATAATTTTGCCTTGTTTTCATGTGCAcagttcaaaaacattttttatttctgtttcgaTTTACGGGGGAAAAAATGACTCACTGTGGTTGCTCTAAGAGCAGTCAGATCAGTTTTGTTACTTCACATGAAGCGACTCCATGCTTCTATTTTTGTATGTAACTTAGAAAAGTTATATTCCTTATCACAATTTGAAGTTATAATCAGTTTctagaaatatttgaaaagggTTGCGTTTTGAGTGCATTCCTGTCTTTTGATAGTGTTCTTGCCACACTGGTTGGCATATTTTCAAAGGGATTTGAGAGCTTCTGGACAAGTTTTGACCaaattgttaaatgtaaaacactCCAAGCAATTATCTTATGTTATTTTTGATTGTCTTCCTTAAGCAACATGAACACGCTCTAAAGCACGAAATTAAGaaatgtttcaattattttcttgtgtttgctGAATGGCttgctttaaaatgtatcttaagggataaattaataaagtatttgaactgaactgaaacgAGTTTGGATGAAATTTGTTATTACACTCACTGCAAAATATGTGTGCCTTACTTACTTAGAGTGTCACAGGGAGTGCGTT
This genomic window from Anoplopoma fimbria isolate UVic2021 breed Golden Eagle Sablefish chromosome 11, Afim_UVic_2022, whole genome shotgun sequence contains:
- the hsd17b1 gene encoding estradiol 17-beta-dehydrogenase 1 isoform X1; the protein is MEKKVVLITGCSSGIGLSLAVRLASDPNKTFKVYATMRNLAKKERLLECVKSLHKDTLDILQMDVTVRQSILDARDRVVEKRVDILVCNAGVGLMGPLEVQSLDSMRQILEVNLLGTIQTIQAFLPDMKAQGQGRILVTGSTGGLQGLPFNEVYCASKFAIEGACESLAVLLQHFNIHVSLIECGPVNTDFLVNLQRAELGDASLQQVDALTLSLYEKYLQHCGSVFQNLAQDTEDIVKVFLDAIQSPSPAFRYFTGSGVPPLTKLKFTDPDGSQYISALSKIMFSAEEQ
- the hsd17b1 gene encoding estradiol 17-beta-dehydrogenase 1 isoform X2, which produces MEKKVVLITGCSSGIGLSLAVRLASDPNKTFKVYATMRNLAKKERLLECVKSLHKDTLDILQMDVTVRQSILDARDRVVEKRVDILVCNAGVGLMGPLEVQSLDSMRQILEVNLLGTIQTIQAFLPDMKAQGQGRILVTGSTGGLQGLPFNEVYCASKFAIEGACESLAVLLQHFNIHVSLIECGPVNTDFLVNLQRAELGDASLQQVDALTLSLYEKYLQHCGSVFQNLAQDTEDIVKVY